In Hwangdonia lutea, a single window of DNA contains:
- a CDS encoding phosphoribosyltransferase family protein, which yields MNNIILTQTEINHKIRRIAFQIYENNVNETEVILAGIDRNGYILAKKLKTALGKISEINPILCKVSIDKKNPLSPIKTSIPAKEYQNKSLVLIDDVLNSGTTLIYGVKHFLDVPLKQFKTAVLVNRNHKKYPIKADFKGISLSTSLHEHVNVFLEGEKIEAVLE from the coding sequence ATGAACAATATAATCCTGACTCAAACTGAAATTAATCATAAAATAAGACGTATAGCTTTTCAGATATATGAAAACAACGTGAATGAAACCGAGGTTATTTTGGCTGGCATAGACCGAAATGGCTACATACTTGCAAAAAAACTAAAAACAGCACTTGGTAAAATTTCTGAAATAAATCCGATACTTTGTAAAGTAAGTATTGATAAAAAAAATCCGTTATCGCCAATTAAAACATCTATTCCTGCCAAGGAGTACCAAAATAAATCTTTGGTTTTAATTGATGATGTTTTAAACTCTGGCACCACATTAATTTATGGTGTAAAACATTTTTTAGATGTGCCATTAAAGCAATTTAAAACCGCGGTTTTGGTCAATAGAAATCATAAAAAGTATCCTATTAAAGCCGATTTTAAAGGAATTTCTTTATCAACATCGTTGCACGAGCACGTTAATGTTTTTTTAGAAGGTGAAAAAATTGAAGCGGTTTTAGAATAA
- a CDS encoding DUF5362 family protein: MEQKSVFESFELEIGEDIKGLLKETSSWSYLLSIIGFIGIGLMVIAGIFLGAMMGANTFGSSNPNNAMGFSMGYFGLIYVGMGLIYFFPVLYLFNFSRMMKKALSTTNKADLKSAFTNLKSHYKFMDIFAIVIISIYVLMFLGGMLFTSSSF; the protein is encoded by the coding sequence ATGGAACAGAAATCGGTTTTTGAAAGCTTTGAATTGGAAATTGGCGAAGATATTAAAGGGCTTTTAAAAGAAACCTCCTCTTGGTCGTATTTGTTATCTATAATTGGTTTTATAGGAATAGGCCTTATGGTAATTGCCGGAATATTTTTGGGCGCAATGATGGGTGCCAATACTTTTGGAAGTAGCAACCCCAATAATGCCATGGGGTTTTCAATGGGGTATTTCGGACTTATTTATGTGGGCATGGGCCTCATTTATTTTTTTCCAGTGCTCTATTTATTTAATTTTTCAAGAATGATGAAAAAGGCTTTGAGTACTACAAATAAAGCGGATTTAAAATCGGCTTTTACCAATTTAAAGTCGCATTATAAATTTATGGACATTTTTGCTATTGTAATTATTAGCATTTATGTTTTAATGTTTTTGGGCGGCATGTTGTTTACATCATCTTCATTTTAA
- a CDS encoding DUF6048 family protein, translating into MKQRHILTYFISSTFLLLFCVSVNAQNDSIPNAVNDSIKIKQKYGLRVGADIGKLIRTGFDDEYTGFEIVADYRLKKKLYIAGELGVEEKNNATDYLDITTKGSYFKGGIDYNAYQNWLDMDNMIYFGFRVGASSFSHTLNSFTVYNTNQFWGEQLSSDVPQEFNGLTAIWAELIIGLKAELFNNLYMGLNVQLKVLASETEPGNFQNIYIPGFNKTYDSSRIGVGYSYTISYRIPLYKKDK; encoded by the coding sequence ATGAAACAGCGACACATTTTAACTTATTTCATTAGCAGCACGTTTTTACTGCTATTTTGTGTTTCTGTAAATGCGCAAAACGACAGTATTCCCAATGCGGTAAACGACTCAATAAAAATCAAACAAAAATACGGACTTCGGGTTGGTGCCGATATTGGTAAATTGATTAGAACGGGTTTTGACGACGAGTATACCGGTTTTGAAATTGTTGCCGATTACCGACTTAAAAAGAAACTTTACATCGCTGGAGAACTTGGTGTTGAAGAAAAAAACAACGCAACCGATTATTTAGACATCACCACCAAAGGGAGCTATTTTAAGGGCGGCATCGATTACAACGCCTACCAAAACTGGCTGGATATGGACAATATGATTTACTTTGGGTTTCGTGTTGGCGCCAGTTCGTTTAGCCATACTTTAAATAGCTTTACGGTTTATAATACCAACCAATTTTGGGGTGAGCAACTTTCGTCTGATGTTCCGCAGGAATTTAATGGCTTAACCGCTATTTGGGCAGAACTTATTATAGGTTTAAAAGCTGAACTTTTCAATAATTTATACATGGGTTTAAATGTGCAGCTCAAAGTTTTGGCAAGCGAAACCGAACCGGGTAATTTTCAAAATATATACATTCCCGGATTTAACAAAACCTACGATAGCAGTCGTATTGGCGTAGGCTACAGCTATACCATTTCGTATCGCATTCCACTTTACAAAAAGGACAAATAG
- the rocD gene encoding ornithine--oxo-acid transaminase, which translates to MAILNQLTSQQAIDLENKYGAHNYHPLPVVLSRGEGVHVWDVEGKQYYDFLSAYSAVNQGHCHPKIIGAMTNQAQTLTLTSRAFYNDMLGKYEKFACEFFGFDKLLPMNTGAEAVETALKICRKWAYEVKGIDENQAEIIVCENNFHGRTTTIISFSNDPVARKNFGPYTKGFIKIEYDNLEALEYALKNNPNVGGFLVEPIQGEAGVYVPSEGYLIKAKALCEKYNVLFIADEVQTGIARTGKLLAVNHENVNPDILILGKALSGGAYPVSAVLANDNVMNVIKPGNHGSTFGGNPIAAAVAIAALTVVKEENLSNNAETLGQLFRSEINKYIETSNIATLVRGKGLLNAIVINDDEDSDTAWNICLALRDNGLLAKPTHGNIIRFAPPLVISEDQLLDCVRIIIDTLKQFEG; encoded by the coding sequence ATGGCAATTTTAAACCAATTAACTTCGCAACAAGCGATCGATTTAGAAAACAAGTATGGTGCACACAATTACCATCCGTTACCTGTGGTATTAAGCAGGGGAGAAGGTGTGCATGTATGGGATGTAGAAGGAAAACAGTATTACGATTTTCTGTCTGCATACTCTGCGGTAAACCAAGGACATTGTCATCCAAAAATTATTGGAGCCATGACCAATCAAGCACAAACCTTAACCTTAACGTCTAGGGCATTTTACAATGATATGCTAGGGAAATACGAAAAATTTGCTTGCGAATTTTTTGGATTTGATAAGCTATTACCCATGAATACAGGAGCTGAAGCCGTAGAAACAGCTTTAAAAATTTGTAGAAAATGGGCTTATGAAGTAAAAGGTATTGATGAAAACCAAGCTGAAATTATTGTTTGCGAAAATAACTTTCACGGTCGTACAACCACCATTATTTCATTTTCAAACGACCCCGTAGCACGTAAAAATTTCGGGCCCTATACCAAAGGATTTATAAAGATAGAATATGATAATTTAGAAGCCTTAGAATATGCTTTAAAAAATAACCCAAATGTTGGCGGCTTTTTAGTAGAGCCCATTCAAGGGGAAGCTGGTGTTTATGTGCCAAGCGAAGGGTATTTAATAAAAGCAAAAGCATTATGCGAAAAATACAATGTGCTTTTTATTGCCGATGAAGTTCAAACAGGTATTGCACGAACCGGAAAACTTTTGGCTGTAAACCATGAAAATGTAAACCCCGATATTTTAATACTTGGTAAAGCTTTAAGTGGTGGAGCATACCCGGTTTCTGCGGTTTTAGCAAACGATAATGTTATGAATGTTATAAAACCAGGAAACCACGGGAGTACTTTTGGTGGTAACCCTATTGCTGCTGCTGTGGCTATTGCTGCTTTAACGGTTGTAAAAGAGGAAAACTTATCAAATAACGCTGAAACCTTGGGGCAATTGTTTAGAAGCGAAATAAATAAATATATAGAAACAAGCAACATTGCTACTTTAGTAAGAGGGAAAGGCTTGCTTAATGCTATTGTAATTAATGATGATGAAGACAGCGATACCGCTTGGAATATCTGTTTGGCGTTACGCGATAACGGCTTGTTGGCAAAACCTACACACGGAAACATCATCCGATTTGCACCACCTTTAGTTATTAGCGAAGATCAGTTGTTGGATTGTGTGCGTATCATTATAGATACTTTAAAACAGTTTGAAGGTTAA
- a CDS encoding acetyl-CoA C-acyltransferase, which yields MSKEVVIVSAARTPIGSFLGALSTVPATKLGAIAIKGALEKINLKPELVEEVLMGNVIQAGTGQAPARQAAIYAGIPNTVPCTTINKVCASGMKSVMQAAQSIALGDANIIVAGGMENMSLIPHYLYTRTGTKFGPTTLVDGMQKDGLVDAYDQNAMGVCADACAVEYEFSREDQDAFAIQSYTRSAAAWNAGKFDNEVVPVEVPQRRGEPIIVSKDEEFTNVKMEKIPALRPAFTKDGTVTAANASTINDGAGAMVLMSKEKAEELGLKPLATIKSYADAAHEPEWFTTAPAKALPKALNKAGITLNDVDYFEFNEAFSVVGLANMKILGLNDNNVNINGGAVSLGHPLGCSGVRILITLLNVLEQNNAKIGAAAICNGGGGASAMVIERN from the coding sequence ATGAGTAAAGAAGTTGTTATTGTATCGGCAGCAAGAACGCCAATTGGTAGCTTTTTAGGGGCTTTATCTACCGTTCCTGCTACAAAATTGGGGGCTATTGCAATTAAAGGTGCCCTAGAAAAAATAAACCTTAAACCCGAGTTGGTCGAAGAGGTTTTAATGGGTAATGTTATTCAAGCAGGTACAGGGCAAGCACCAGCACGACAAGCCGCAATATATGCCGGCATACCCAATACGGTGCCTTGTACAACTATAAATAAAGTTTGTGCTTCGGGCATGAAATCCGTTATGCAAGCCGCTCAAAGTATTGCCCTTGGCGATGCCAATATTATAGTGGCCGGTGGTATGGAAAACATGAGTTTAATTCCGCATTATTTATACACGAGAACGGGCACAAAATTTGGCCCAACCACTTTAGTTGACGGCATGCAAAAAGATGGATTGGTAGATGCATACGACCAAAATGCCATGGGTGTTTGCGCTGATGCTTGCGCCGTTGAATATGAGTTTTCCAGAGAAGATCAAGATGCTTTTGCCATACAATCGTACACGCGGTCTGCAGCTGCTTGGAACGCCGGAAAATTTGATAACGAAGTGGTTCCTGTTGAGGTGCCTCAACGTCGAGGCGAACCTATTATAGTTAGTAAAGATGAAGAATTTACTAATGTAAAAATGGAAAAAATCCCTGCTTTACGTCCAGCTTTTACAAAAGATGGCACCGTAACCGCGGCCAACGCATCAACCATAAACGATGGCGCTGGAGCGATGGTTTTGATGAGTAAGGAAAAAGCCGAGGAATTAGGCTTAAAACCTTTGGCTACCATAAAAAGCTATGCTGATGCTGCACACGAACCGGAATGGTTTACAACGGCCCCCGCAAAAGCGCTGCCTAAAGCTTTAAATAAAGCCGGCATTACTTTAAACGATGTTGATTATTTTGAATTTAACGAAGCGTTTTCGGTTGTTGGTTTGGCCAATATGAAAATTCTCGGGCTCAATGACAACAATGTAAACATTAACGGTGGCGCGGTTTCACTTGGGCATCCACTGGGATGTTCTGGGGTAAGAATCCTAATTACCTTATTAAATGTTTTAGAACAAAATAATGCTAAAATTGGTGCGGCGGCTATTTGCAATGGCGGTGGTGGTGCATCAGCAATGGTTATTGAACGAAACTAA
- a CDS encoding FKBP-type peptidyl-prolyl cis-trans isomerase — MRKGKIALSILCLTVGFVSCNKDDDGDTFTEVPQRDRAEQQAADKDSLVKYLSGHYYNASAFIDNTNPSIKDLEITTITDEVISSDADSLLINAVTLKSVDFAETAYEFYILDLNPNAGGESPKFSDQIRVNYEGFTLDNEVFDSAVTPVDFDLVSLVPGWRKVMPFFKSAESFTNENDGTVSYTNHGVGVMFLPSGLGYFSNATGGISSYTCIAFKFDLFQIAQNDHDNDGIPSYLEDLNGDGEFTLNTGVDTFDGDDTDNDGIPDYFDIDDDGDGVPTLNELEHKTYTVDTNQGEEEPVLAAEEFEFSRSTSAGVITIKTVTIVDSNNDGLADYRDKNIAIDYLE, encoded by the coding sequence ATGAGAAAAGGAAAAATAGCTTTATCTATTTTATGTTTAACCGTTGGATTTGTGTCTTGTAATAAAGATGATGACGGCGATACTTTTACCGAAGTTCCACAAAGAGACCGAGCCGAACAACAGGCTGCAGACAAAGACTCTTTGGTTAAATATTTAAGTGGGCATTATTACAATGCCAGCGCATTTATTGACAATACCAACCCGAGCATTAAAGATTTAGAAATTACTACAATTACGGATGAAGTTATTTCTAGCGATGCCGATTCGTTGTTAATTAATGCGGTAACTTTAAAATCCGTAGATTTTGCCGAAACAGCTTACGAGTTTTACATCCTTGATTTAAACCCAAATGCTGGCGGCGAATCTCCTAAATTCTCAGATCAAATTCGAGTAAATTACGAAGGTTTCACTTTGGATAATGAAGTTTTTGACAGTGCCGTAACACCCGTAGATTTCGATTTGGTATCGTTAGTTCCGGGTTGGAGAAAGGTTATGCCATTTTTTAAGTCAGCCGAATCTTTTACCAACGAAAACGACGGTACGGTTAGTTATACAAACCACGGTGTTGGCGTTATGTTTTTGCCTTCTGGTTTAGGCTATTTTAGTAATGCTACGGGCGGAATTTCGTCATACACATGTATCGCATTTAAGTTTGATTTGTTTCAGATAGCTCAAAACGATCACGATAATGATGGTATTCCATCTTATTTGGAAGACTTGAATGGCGATGGTGAATTTACTTTAAATACAGGTGTAGATACTTTTGACGGTGATGATACGGATAATGATGGTATTCCTGATTATTTTGATATCGATGATGATGGCGATGGCGTACCAACCCTAAATGAATTGGAGCACAAAACCTATACGGTTGATACTAACCAAGGCGAAGAAGAGCCCGTGTTAGCTGCTGAAGAATTTGAGTTTAGCAGATCTACAAGTGCTGGTGTTATTACTATAAAAACGGTAACCATAGTAGATTCCAATAACGATGGTTTGGCCGATTACCGAGATAAAAACATTGCTATAGATTACTTAGAGTAG
- a CDS encoding C40 family peptidase, whose product MQYGICNLSIVSLRLEPSDKSELISQVLYGEYFKVLEQRKSWSKIRLAFDNYEGWIDNKQYIEITEEQYHLLNKEAPKLSLDLVEFVQDAHEQLYSIPLGSSLNGLSILNHHFDGNSNTNNASKSNLIKTSFLYLNTPYLWGGKTPFGIDCSGFTQMVYKLNGYKLLRAASQQATQGEALSFIEESEPGDLAFFDDNEGIITHVGIIMKDNYIIHAYGKVRIDRLDHSGIYNVDKKMHTHKLRVIKKIV is encoded by the coding sequence ATGCAATACGGAATTTGTAATTTAAGCATTGTTTCCTTAAGATTAGAACCGTCTGATAAAAGCGAACTTATTTCGCAAGTATTATACGGCGAGTATTTTAAAGTTTTAGAACAACGTAAATCTTGGAGCAAAATCAGGCTCGCTTTTGATAATTATGAAGGTTGGATAGACAATAAACAATACATTGAAATTACTGAAGAACAATACCATCTTTTAAACAAAGAAGCCCCAAAACTTTCATTGGATTTGGTTGAGTTTGTACAGGATGCGCACGAGCAATTGTATTCCATTCCATTGGGGTCTTCGCTAAATGGATTATCGATTTTAAACCATCACTTTGATGGTAATTCAAACACCAATAATGCTTCTAAAAGTAACCTTATAAAAACATCTTTTTTGTACCTCAATACGCCCTATCTTTGGGGCGGAAAAACGCCTTTTGGTATAGATTGCTCAGGCTTTACCCAAATGGTTTATAAACTAAATGGTTATAAACTACTAAGAGCAGCTTCGCAGCAAGCCACACAAGGTGAAGCACTGAGTTTTATTGAAGAAAGCGAACCCGGAGATTTAGCGTTTTTTGATGATAACGAAGGCATCATTACACATGTTGGCATTATCATGAAGGACAATTACATTATTCACGCATACGGCAAAGTACGTATTGACCGATTAGACCATTCCGGTATTTATAATGTGGATAAAAAAATGCACACCCATAAATTAAGAGTGATTAAAAAGATTGTTTAA
- a CDS encoding RNA-binding S4 domain-containing protein, whose amino-acid sequence MRIDKYLWCIRYYKTRTLATTACKKGQVKINNDVVKPSREVFPQDIVELRKNQINYKIKVNDIPESRIGAKLVDIYRTDLTPKEQFEAQELLKYAKDYYRKKGVGRPTKKDRRDIDDFTEGNE is encoded by the coding sequence ATGCGAATAGACAAGTATTTATGGTGTATTAGGTATTATAAAACCCGAACTTTGGCTACAACAGCTTGCAAAAAAGGACAGGTTAAAATAAACAACGATGTTGTTAAACCCAGTAGAGAGGTGTTTCCGCAAGATATTGTGGAGTTAAGGAAAAACCAAATTAACTATAAAATAAAGGTTAACGATATTCCTGAAAGCAGAATTGGAGCCAAACTGGTTGATATTTATAGAACGGATTTGACACCAAAAGAACAATTTGAAGCCCAAGAGCTTTTAAAATATGCCAAAGATTATTACCGAAAAAAAGGCGTTGGAAGGCCCACAAAAAAAGATAGACGCGATATTGATGATTTTACTGAAGGAAATGAGTAA
- a CDS encoding shikimate kinase translates to MIVVLIGYMASGKSTFGRILAEKLNYDFIDLDDYIEEKENTSISDMFTLKGEIYFRKKETQYLTHILQNKKKLILSLGGGTPCYSINMETVLNSKDVVSIYLKATIPTLVSRLKNEKAKRPLIAHIKTDDLLAEFIGKHLFERAPFYNQADKVILTDNKSEIEIIEDILLQLF, encoded by the coding sequence ATGATTGTAGTTTTAATTGGGTATATGGCTTCTGGAAAATCTACTTTTGGTAGAATTTTGGCAGAAAAATTAAATTATGACTTTATTGATTTAGACGATTACATTGAAGAAAAGGAAAACACATCCATTAGCGACATGTTTACTTTGAAAGGTGAAATCTATTTCAGAAAAAAAGAAACCCAATATTTAACCCACATTCTACAAAACAAAAAGAAGCTTATTTTATCCTTAGGCGGTGGCACCCCTTGTTATAGTATTAATATGGAAACCGTTTTAAATTCAAAGGATGTGGTAAGTATCTATTTAAAAGCCACAATACCAACCTTGGTTAGCCGATTAAAAAACGAAAAAGCCAAACGACCTTTAATTGCTCATATTAAAACAGACGATTTACTTGCCGAATTTATAGGAAAACATTTGTTTGAACGCGCCCCCTTTTATAATCAAGCTGATAAAGTGATTTTGACAGACAACAAATCTGAAATCGAAATTATTGAAGATATCCTTTTGCAGTTATTCTAA
- a CDS encoding glycerophosphodiester phosphodiesterase, producing the protein MKKIVKIISSILVLGVVYVCLSISPIFFQDFSNETRRDFLITSHRGAAQLAPENTVSSVNAALIHHPNRIEIDVQQTKDEVVVLMHDTTLDRTTNGTGLVKENSFLELTKLDAGSWFSDDFSNERIPTLETIIKLIDGQCELIIEIKKGNDYYPNIEKNIVNIIAKYKAESWVIIHSFDSEVLKRVHQLNPNITLHKLFVGKLKFMPFIVSNQFESFNIDKQPYIKAYSINYAFANRDIINFLKSNGKEVNVWNLNNVDYARELISLGVDGIITDNPTLLKD; encoded by the coding sequence ATGAAGAAAATAGTAAAAATCATTAGCAGCATTTTGGTATTGGGTGTTGTTTATGTATGCCTATCCATTTCGCCTATTTTTTTTCAGGACTTTTCAAATGAAACACGCCGTGATTTTTTAATAACTTCCCATCGAGGTGCCGCACAACTAGCACCCGAAAACACAGTCTCATCGGTTAATGCGGCTTTAATACATCATCCAAATCGAATTGAAATTGATGTGCAGCAAACAAAAGATGAAGTCGTGGTTTTAATGCACGATACCACTTTAGACCGAACCACCAATGGCACGGGACTAGTAAAAGAAAACTCATTTTTAGAGCTTACAAAGTTGGATGCGGGTTCTTGGTTTTCAGATGATTTTTCAAATGAAAGAATACCGACTTTAGAAACCATTATTAAGTTGATTGACGGCCAATGTGAATTAATTATCGAGATTAAAAAAGGCAACGATTACTATCCAAATATTGAAAAAAACATCGTAAATATTATAGCAAAATACAAGGCCGAATCTTGGGTGATTATCCATTCCTTTGATTCTGAAGTTTTAAAACGCGTGCATCAATTAAATCCGAATATTACATTACATAAATTGTTTGTGGGCAAATTAAAATTTATGCCTTTTATTGTTTCAAATCAATTTGAATCTTTCAATATTGATAAACAGCCGTACATAAAAGCATACAGTATAAATTATGCTTTCGCCAATCGCGACATCATCAATTTTTTAAAATCCAATGGAAAAGAAGTTAATGTTTGGAATTTAAATAACGTCGATTATGCCAGAGAATTAATTTCACTTGGGGTTGATGGCATTATTACCGACAATCCTACTTTGCTAAAAGATTAG
- a CDS encoding DUF6452 family protein produces MKYFKYLFLPLLVIGITASCERDDICPESTSTTPSLIIDAFDVDNQEDVKNVFGLVVAGVGNNKVLSGYAITTTANLVLPLKTTEDTTQFVLINEATVNDNGTPNDTSDDFYDGNQDVITISYTREEVFVSRACGYKTIFKDVEVVIETDTDNWIQLIQSVNNPQSVEDETATHFNLFH; encoded by the coding sequence ATGAAATATTTTAAATATCTATTTTTACCATTATTGGTAATTGGAATTACGGCAAGTTGCGAGCGCGACGATATTTGTCCCGAAAGCACCTCGACCACACCCAGTTTAATTATTGACGCTTTCGATGTTGATAATCAGGAGGATGTCAAGAACGTGTTCGGTTTGGTGGTCGCCGGAGTTGGAAACAACAAGGTGTTGTCCGGATACGCTATCACAACCACAGCCAACCTTGTTCTACCTCTAAAAACCACTGAGGACACCACACAATTCGTATTGATAAACGAAGCAACGGTAAACGATAACGGTACGCCCAATGATACCTCAGACGATTTTTATGACGGCAACCAAGATGTAATAACCATAAGCTACACCCGCGAAGAAGTATTTGTTTCGCGTGCCTGCGGTTACAAAACTATTTTTAAAGATGTTGAAGTTGTTATTGAAACCGATACCGACAACTGGATACAATTAATACAATCTGTAAATAACCCACAATCTGTAGAAGATGAAACAGCGACACATTTTAACTTATTTCATTAG
- the rlmD gene encoding 23S rRNA (uracil(1939)-C(5))-methyltransferase RlmD, with protein MSKRRKQRKQVFENVEVIDAGAKGKTIGKAPDGKVIFLPNAVPGDVVDVQTFKKRKAYYEGKATVFHTLSDKRTEPVCEHFGTCGGCKWQDMAYEHQLFYKQKEVTNNLTRIGHIELPEVTPILGSANPYFYRNKMEFSFSDSRWLTVEEVQSDEDLGDRNALGFHIPGMWDKILDIKKCHLQADPSNAIRNAVKAFAVENELEFFNTRNQTGLLRTMMIRTSSTGDIMVMIQFFKEDKAKRELLLDFIAETFPQITSLQYVINGKANDTIYDQNVICYKGADHIFEEMEGLRFKINAKSFYQTNSDQAFELYKITRNFAGLTGNELVYDLYTGTGTIAQFVAKKANKVVGVEAVPDAIAAAKENAQLNNIKNVEFFVGDMKQVFNTEFITAHGQPDVIITDPPRDGMHKDVVQQILNIAPKKVVYVSCNSATQARDLALMDAMYKVTKTQAVDMFPQTHHVENVVLLEKR; from the coding sequence ATGTCAAAAAGAAGAAAACAGAGAAAACAAGTTTTTGAAAACGTTGAAGTAATCGACGCCGGAGCAAAAGGAAAAACCATTGGCAAAGCGCCCGATGGGAAGGTTATTTTTTTACCCAATGCCGTTCCGGGCGATGTGGTAGATGTGCAAACTTTTAAAAAGCGAAAAGCGTATTACGAAGGAAAAGCAACGGTTTTTCATACATTATCCGATAAAAGAACCGAACCTGTATGCGAGCATTTTGGAACCTGTGGCGGTTGCAAATGGCAAGACATGGCTTACGAACACCAGCTGTTTTACAAGCAAAAAGAAGTCACCAATAATTTAACCCGAATTGGCCATATTGAATTACCGGAAGTGACACCCATTTTGGGTTCTGCCAATCCATATTTCTATAGGAATAAAATGGAATTTTCGTTTAGCGATTCGCGTTGGTTAACCGTTGAAGAAGTGCAATCGGATGAAGATTTGGGCGACCGAAACGCGCTAGGGTTTCATATTCCCGGAATGTGGGATAAGATTTTAGACATTAAAAAATGTCATTTACAAGCTGATCCGTCAAACGCAATTCGGAATGCGGTAAAAGCGTTTGCCGTTGAAAATGAATTGGAATTTTTCAATACCAGAAATCAAACCGGATTGTTGCGGACCATGATGATTCGCACATCGAGTACGGGCGATATTATGGTGATGATTCAGTTTTTTAAAGAGGATAAAGCAAAACGTGAATTGCTATTGGATTTTATTGCTGAAACGTTTCCGCAAATCACTTCTTTACAATATGTTATAAACGGAAAAGCGAACGATACCATTTACGATCAAAACGTGATTTGCTATAAAGGCGCTGACCATATTTTTGAAGAAATGGAAGGTTTGCGTTTTAAAATAAATGCCAAATCGTTTTATCAAACCAATTCCGATCAGGCCTTCGAACTTTATAAAATAACACGCAATTTTGCTGGATTAACAGGCAACGAACTCGTTTACGATTTATACACCGGCACGGGCACCATCGCCCAATTTGTCGCCAAAAAAGCGAATAAAGTAGTTGGTGTTGAAGCCGTACCAGATGCCATTGCCGCCGCCAAAGAAAATGCACAATTAAATAACATTAAAAACGTTGAATTCTTTGTTGGCGATATGAAACAGGTGTTTAACACCGAGTTTATCACAGCACACGGGCAACCCGATGTTATTATTACCGATCCCCCACGTGATGGTATGCATAAAGATGTGGTGCAACAAATATTAAATATTGCACCTAAAAAAGTGGTTTATGTAAGCTGTAACAGTGCTACACAAGCTCGGGATTTGGCGTTAATGGACGCCATGTACAAAGTTACCAAAACACAAGCTGTGGATATGTTTCCGCAAACGCACCATGTTGAAAATGTTGTGTTGCTGGAAAAACGTTAA